A genomic window from Aquila chrysaetos chrysaetos chromosome 9, bAquChr1.4, whole genome shotgun sequence includes:
- the EFNA4 gene encoding ephrin-A4, translating to MRPAPLLGLLLWALLLWAPPPVRGLRHGVHWNGSNPRFLRDDYAIQVAINDYLDIYCPHYEGAVPAGRAETFTLFMVDREGYRGCHETPGAFKRWECNRPQAPFGPVRFSEKIQRFTPFSLGFEFQPGETYYYISVPSPESVGRCLKLRVSVCCRDTTLEPVTEVPNSQPHGRGGPEDAVPAQGIAAPLQPRTPCLALMLLALLWI from the exons ATGCGCCCCGCGCCGCTGCTCGGGCTCCTGCTCTGGGCGCTGCTGCTCTGGGCGCCGCCGCCGGTACGCGGCCTCCGCCACGGCGTCCACTGGAACGGCAGCAACCCCAG GTTCCTGCGGGATGACTACGCCATCCAGGTGGCCATCAATGACTACCTGGACATCTACTGCCCGCACTACGAGGGGGCCGTGCCCGCCGGCCGGGCAGAGACCTTCACGCTCTTCATGGTGGACCGGGAGGGCTACCGCGGATGCCACGAGACCCCTGGCGCCTTCAAGCGCTGGGAGTGCAACCGGCCCCAGGCGCCCTTCGGGCCCGTCCGCTTTTCAGAGAAGATCCAGCGCTTCACCCCCTTCTCGCTCGGCTTTGAGTTTCAGCCAGGGGAGACCTACTACTACATCT ctgtccccagccccgaGAGCGTCGGGCGCTGCCTGAAGCTGCGCGTCTCCGTCTGCTGCAGAGACACCA CACTGGAGCCAGTGACGGAGGTTCCCAATTCACAGCCTCACGGGCGCGGGGGGCCGGAGG ACGCGGTGCCCGCCCAGGGCATTGcagccccgctgcagccccgCACCCCATGCCTTGCGCTCAtgctcctggccctgctctggATCTGA